The following are from one region of the Jatrophihabitans telluris genome:
- a CDS encoding gluconeogenesis factor YvcK family protein, with amino-acid sequence MASTPPRRRIVALGGGHGLYASLSALRELDVDITAVVTVADDGGSSGRIRRELDVLPPGDLRMALAALAAAPAQPVSPSASASTSPPSTATTTATPTSAAAPPTPPGADNPFATAAPANRPDLAVDWAEILQHRMGGHGALAGHPIGNLLLTGLLELYADDPVRALDLAASVVAAQGRVLPMASRPLDLIAEVTSTDPDDPQRFRRIRGQSSIAATPGRVASIALVPVDARACPEAVEAIRNADVVLLGPGSWYTSVIPHLLVRELAEAIVTTQALVVTILNLAPQAGETDGFSPEEHLRVLRAVREDLRVDAVIADADAVSDSEGLRRYAESIGARLSLTPVAEPNSSARHDPARLSSAIASVTGLFG; translated from the coding sequence ATGGCCTCGACACCTCCGCGTCGCAGAATCGTCGCTCTCGGCGGCGGCCACGGCCTGTACGCCTCCCTGAGCGCTCTGCGTGAACTGGACGTCGACATCACCGCAGTCGTCACCGTGGCCGACGACGGCGGCTCGTCCGGTCGCATCCGACGCGAGCTCGATGTCCTTCCGCCGGGTGACCTGCGCATGGCGCTGGCCGCACTCGCCGCGGCCCCCGCGCAGCCGGTGTCACCCTCAGCCTCAGCTTCAACGTCACCACCGTCAACGGCAACGACCACAGCGACGCCGACCTCAGCGGCCGCCCCGCCGACGCCCCCCGGGGCGGACAATCCTTTTGCTACCGCGGCACCGGCAAACCGACCCGATCTTGCCGTCGACTGGGCGGAGATCCTTCAACACCGCATGGGTGGCCACGGCGCGCTCGCCGGTCACCCGATCGGAAACCTGCTGCTCACCGGACTGCTCGAGCTGTACGCCGATGATCCCGTGCGTGCGCTGGACCTGGCCGCGAGCGTGGTGGCAGCCCAGGGGCGGGTGCTGCCGATGGCCTCCCGCCCGCTCGACCTGATCGCGGAGGTCACCAGCACGGACCCGGACGATCCCCAGCGGTTCAGGCGCATTCGGGGCCAGTCGTCGATCGCCGCCACGCCGGGGCGGGTAGCCAGCATCGCTCTGGTCCCGGTCGACGCACGGGCATGTCCTGAAGCCGTCGAGGCAATCAGAAACGCTGATGTGGTCCTGTTGGGTCCGGGATCGTGGTACACCAGTGTGATCCCGCACCTACTTGTGCGTGAACTTGCCGAGGCAATCGTGACCACCCAAGCACTCGTGGTGACAATCCTGAATCTAGCGCCGCAGGCAGGGGAAACCGACGGGTTCTCGCCTGAAGAACATTTGCGTGTTTTACGGGCCGTCCGCGAAGATCTGCGGGTAGACGCGGTCATCGCGGATGCGGACGCAGTGTCTGACAGCGAAGGATTACGGCGGTATGCCGAATCCATCGGTGCTCGGCTCTCGTTGACACCCGTAGCTGAGCCCAACAGCTCGGCAAGGCATGATCCAGCACGGCTGAGTTCCGCGATCGCGTCGGTCACGGGGCTGTTCGGCTAG
- the whiA gene encoding DNA-binding protein WhiA — MAMTAAVKDELSRVTISKATARRAEIATILRFAGALHLVGGRIVIEAEVDTGSVARRLRKEIGEVFGHDAEIQVITGGSLRKGTRYLVRVVKDGEGLARQSGLIDLRGRPVRGLPTHVVAGTATEAEAAWRGAFLAHGSLTEPGRAGALEITCPSNEAALALVGAGRRLGVLAKAREVRGADRVVVRDGDAIGALLTRIGAHESVLAWEERRMRREVRATANRLANFDDANLRRSARAAVAAGARVERAMEILGQDAPDHLLQAGRLRLEHKQASLEELGALSDPPMTKDAVAGRIRRLLAMADKRASDDGVPNTEAAVTPEMLAP, encoded by the coding sequence ATGGCCATGACGGCTGCGGTGAAGGACGAACTCAGCCGGGTGACGATCTCGAAGGCGACCGCCCGGCGGGCGGAGATCGCAACGATCCTTCGTTTCGCCGGCGCCCTGCACCTCGTCGGCGGCCGGATCGTCATCGAGGCCGAGGTGGACACCGGCTCCGTGGCCCGCAGGCTCCGCAAGGAGATCGGCGAGGTGTTCGGGCACGACGCGGAGATCCAGGTGATCACCGGGGGAAGCCTCCGCAAAGGCACCCGGTACCTGGTCCGGGTCGTGAAGGACGGCGAGGGCCTGGCTCGCCAGTCGGGACTTATCGACCTGCGCGGGCGTCCGGTGCGCGGGCTGCCGACCCACGTCGTGGCGGGTACGGCGACCGAAGCCGAGGCCGCTTGGCGCGGTGCGTTCCTCGCCCACGGATCCCTGACCGAACCCGGTCGTGCCGGAGCTCTGGAGATCACCTGCCCGTCCAACGAGGCCGCCCTGGCCCTGGTCGGCGCGGGTCGGCGCCTGGGCGTGCTGGCCAAAGCCCGTGAGGTGCGAGGAGCCGACCGCGTGGTGGTGCGCGACGGCGATGCCATCGGCGCGCTGCTGACCCGTATCGGTGCCCACGAGTCGGTGCTGGCCTGGGAGGAACGCCGGATGCGGCGAGAGGTACGGGCCACGGCCAACCGGCTGGCCAATTTCGACGACGCGAACCTGCGTCGGTCCGCCCGCGCCGCAGTGGCGGCCGGCGCCCGGGTCGAACGGGCGATGGAGATCCTCGGACAGGACGCTCCGGATCATCTGCTGCAGGCCGGTCGACTCCGGCTCGAGCACAAGCAGGCCTCGCTGGAGGAATTGGGGGCGCTGTCCGATCCGCCCATGACCAAGGACGCAGTCGCCGGTCGAATCCGGCGCTTGCTGGCAATGGCCGACAAGCGGGCTTCCGACGATGGGGTTCCGAACACGGAGGCCGCGGTTACGCCGGAGATGCTCGCGCCCTGA
- the gap gene encoding type I glyceraldehyde-3-phosphate dehydrogenase: protein MTVRVGINGFGRIGRNFYRAVQASGADVEVVAVNDLTDNKTLAHLLKYDSILGRNTEDVDFDDENIIVGGRKIRALAERDPGALPWGDLGADVVIESTGFFTKAADARKHIDGGAKKVIISAPASDEDITIVMGANDNLYDPAKHTIISNASCTTNCLAPLAKVLHDAFGIEKGLMTTIHAYTQDQNLQDGPHKDLRRARAAALNVVPTSTGAAKAIGLVLPELKGKLDGYALRVPVPTGSATDLTVTLARDVTVEEVKAAYKTAADGPLKGYLVYTEDPIVSSDIVTDPASCIFDSGLTKVIGNQVKVVGWYDNEWGYSNRLVDLVGLVGNSL from the coding sequence GTGACTGTTCGGGTTGGCATCAACGGCTTCGGCCGGATCGGGCGAAACTTCTACCGCGCCGTGCAGGCCTCCGGCGCCGATGTCGAGGTGGTGGCCGTCAACGACCTCACCGACAACAAGACCCTGGCTCACCTGCTGAAATACGACTCGATCCTCGGTCGCAACACCGAGGACGTCGACTTCGACGACGAGAACATCATCGTCGGCGGCCGTAAGATTCGCGCGCTGGCCGAGCGGGACCCCGGCGCGCTGCCGTGGGGCGACCTGGGCGCCGACGTCGTCATCGAGTCGACCGGCTTCTTCACCAAGGCCGCCGACGCTCGCAAGCACATCGACGGTGGAGCCAAGAAGGTCATCATCTCGGCCCCGGCCTCCGATGAGGACATCACCATCGTGATGGGCGCCAACGACAACCTCTACGACCCCGCCAAGCACACCATCATCTCCAACGCGTCCTGCACCACGAACTGCCTCGCTCCGCTCGCAAAGGTCCTGCACGATGCCTTCGGGATCGAGAAGGGGCTGATGACCACGATCCACGCGTACACGCAGGACCAGAACCTGCAGGACGGCCCGCACAAGGATCTGCGTCGCGCTCGGGCTGCCGCGCTCAACGTCGTCCCGACCTCGACCGGTGCGGCCAAGGCCATCGGCCTGGTGCTGCCCGAGCTGAAGGGCAAGCTGGACGGCTACGCCCTGCGGGTGCCGGTTCCCACCGGCTCGGCGACCGACCTGACCGTCACCCTGGCCCGCGACGTAACCGTCGAGGAGGTCAAGGCCGCCTACAAGACCGCGGCCGACGGCCCGCTCAAGGGCTACCTCGTCTACACCGAGGATCCCATCGTGTCCTCCGACATCGTCACCGACCCGGCTTCCTGCATCTTCGACTCGGGCCTGACCAAGGTCATCGGCAACCAGGTCAAGGTCGTCGGCTGGTACGACAACGAGTGGGGCTACTCCAACCGACTGGTCGACCTGGTCGGGCTGGTCGGGAACTCGCTCTGA
- a CDS encoding phosphoglycerate kinase has product MRTLDDLIKVGVRGRRVLVRSDLNVPLSKHDTPTVTDDGRIRASLPVLVRLLEAGARVIVTAHLGRPKGAPEDKYSLRPVADRLAQLLGRPVQFALDTVGESARLMADGLSDGELLLLENVRFNPGETSKNDAERAEFATALALLTGGEEDGGAYVDDAFGAVHRAHASVYDVAKLLPHYCGDLVRDELAVLQRLTGEAGDVERPYVVVLGGSKVSDKLAVIEALLPKVDRLLVGGGMCFTFLKSQGYEVGKSLLEADQVDTCARLLAESGDKIVLPSDVVVAPEFSADAPVLTVPVSQMPADQLGLDIGPDSVAAFARVLHEATTVFWNGPMGVFELAPFAAGTKGVAEAVTGARGLTVVGGGDSAAAVRALGIDENLFGHISTGGGASLEYLEGKTLPGVAVLSES; this is encoded by the coding sequence ATGCGCACGCTCGACGATCTGATCAAGGTCGGGGTGAGGGGCCGCCGCGTTCTGGTCCGTAGCGACCTGAACGTCCCGCTGTCCAAGCACGACACGCCAACCGTGACCGACGACGGGCGCATCCGGGCATCCCTGCCGGTGCTGGTGCGCCTGCTGGAAGCCGGTGCCCGGGTGATCGTGACGGCCCATCTCGGACGTCCCAAGGGAGCGCCGGAGGACAAGTACTCGCTGCGCCCGGTGGCCGACCGGTTGGCCCAACTGCTCGGTCGTCCGGTGCAGTTCGCCCTGGACACCGTCGGTGAAAGCGCCCGGTTGATGGCGGACGGCCTGTCCGACGGCGAGCTGCTCCTGCTGGAAAACGTCCGGTTCAATCCGGGTGAGACGTCGAAGAACGATGCGGAGCGCGCTGAGTTCGCCACCGCGCTGGCCTTGCTCACCGGTGGTGAGGAGGACGGCGGCGCCTACGTCGATGACGCCTTCGGGGCGGTGCACCGGGCCCACGCGTCGGTCTACGACGTCGCCAAACTGCTGCCGCACTACTGCGGCGATCTGGTCCGCGACGAGCTCGCCGTGCTGCAGCGGCTGACCGGCGAGGCCGGCGACGTCGAGCGGCCCTACGTCGTGGTCCTCGGCGGTTCCAAGGTCTCCGACAAGCTCGCCGTCATCGAGGCGCTGCTGCCGAAGGTCGACCGCCTGCTGGTGGGCGGAGGGATGTGCTTCACCTTCCTCAAGTCGCAGGGCTACGAGGTCGGCAAGTCGTTGCTGGAGGCAGACCAGGTCGACACGTGCGCGAGGCTACTGGCCGAGTCCGGTGACAAGATCGTCCTGCCCAGCGACGTCGTCGTGGCGCCCGAGTTCTCCGCCGACGCGCCGGTCCTGACCGTCCCCGTCTCGCAGATGCCGGCCGACCAGCTCGGCCTGGACATCGGGCCTGATTCGGTTGCGGCGTTCGCAAGGGTGTTGCACGAGGCGACGACGGTGTTCTGGAACGGACCGATGGGTGTCTTCGAACTTGCGCCGTTCGCGGCCGGGACCAAGGGCGTGGCCGAAGCGGTCACGGGGGCCAGGGGCCTGACCGTCGTCGGCGGTGGGGATTCGGCGGCAGCCGTACGAGCCCTCGGCATCGACGAGAACCTGTTCGGCCATATCTCCACCGGCGGCGGGGCTTCGCTGGAGTACCTGGAGGGCAAGACCCTGCCGGGCGTCGCTGTCCTGTCCGAGAGCTGA
- the tpiA gene encoding triose-phosphate isomerase, producing MNLSHLEAIALVQKIAFSLKPQHYDAVDVTVLPAFTSIRSVQSLIDGDKLRLSYGAQDLSPHASGAYTGDVSGPMLAKLGCSFVTVGHSERRQYHEESDELVNRKLRAALTCGMTPILCVGEGIDVREAGDHVEHCSTQLSEGLSGLSEEQVDQVVLAYEPIWAIGTGKVATPADAQEVCRALRSALSERHGADLANRTRILYGGSVKANNAGDLLAQPDLDGALVGGASLDATEFAGICVAAAGGPFGG from the coding sequence ATGAATCTGAGCCATCTCGAGGCGATCGCCCTCGTCCAGAAGATCGCGTTCTCGCTCAAGCCGCAGCATTACGACGCGGTGGACGTGACGGTGCTGCCGGCCTTCACCTCCATCCGGTCGGTGCAGTCGCTCATCGACGGCGACAAGCTCCGCCTCAGCTACGGCGCTCAGGACCTGAGCCCGCACGCGTCGGGCGCGTACACCGGTGACGTCTCCGGACCGATGCTCGCCAAGCTCGGCTGCTCCTTCGTCACCGTCGGTCACTCGGAGCGGCGCCAGTATCACGAGGAGTCCGACGAGCTGGTGAACCGAAAGCTGCGAGCGGCGCTGACCTGTGGCATGACGCCGATCCTGTGCGTCGGCGAGGGCATCGACGTGCGGGAAGCCGGCGACCACGTCGAGCACTGCAGCACTCAGCTCAGCGAAGGGCTCAGCGGCCTGAGCGAGGAGCAAGTCGACCAGGTCGTGCTCGCCTATGAACCGATCTGGGCGATCGGGACGGGCAAGGTGGCAACCCCCGCCGACGCACAGGAGGTGTGCCGCGCCCTGCGGTCCGCGCTGTCCGAACGGCACGGGGCCGACCTGGCCAACCGCACCCGCATCCTGTACGGCGGCTCGGTAAAAGCGAACAACGCCGGCGATCTGCTGGCTCAACCCGACCTCGACGGGGCGCTCGTCGGTGGGGCGAGCCTGGACGCGACCGAGTTCGCGGGGATCTGCGTCGCGGCCGCGGGCGGGCCCTTCGGTGGCTGA
- the secG gene encoding preprotein translocase subunit SecG, whose protein sequence is MIITLSIVLIIASLMLMVLVLLHRGKGGGLSSMFGGSLYSSLSGSSVVERNLDRLTIIAGVVWAICIVGLGLLYKTS, encoded by the coding sequence ATGATCATCACCCTGTCGATCGTCCTGATCATCGCGAGTCTGATGCTGATGGTGCTCGTCCTGCTGCACCGCGGCAAAGGCGGCGGCCTGTCGTCGATGTTCGGCGGATCGCTGTACTCCAGCCTTTCCGGATCCTCCGTTGTCGAGCGCAACCTTGATCGGCTGACCATCATCGCCGGCGTGGTCTGGGCGATCTGCATCGTCGGCCTCGGCCTGTTGTACAAGACGAGCTAG
- a CDS encoding RNA polymerase-binding protein RbpA translates to MAGGNAIRGSRIGAGPMGENERGETAPRQWVSFFCANGHETRPAFAMEAAVPDNWDCQRCGFPAGRESTAPPAAPRNEPYKTHLAYVKERRSDADGDAILEEALARLRARRGE, encoded by the coding sequence GTGGCGGGTGGAAACGCGATTCGGGGTAGCCGGATCGGCGCCGGTCCGATGGGCGAGAACGAACGCGGCGAGACCGCTCCGCGCCAGTGGGTGTCGTTCTTTTGCGCCAACGGCCACGAAACTCGACCTGCCTTCGCGATGGAAGCCGCTGTCCCGGACAACTGGGACTGCCAGCGGTGCGGGTTCCCTGCCGGGCGTGAGTCGACGGCGCCTCCCGCGGCCCCGCGAAACGAGCCGTACAAGACTCATCTCGCGTACGTGAAGGAGCGCCGCAGCGACGCCGACGGTGACGCCATCCTGGAAGAGGCGTTGGCCCGTCTGCGCGCCCGTCGGGGCGAGTAG
- the pgl gene encoding 6-phosphogluconolactonase yields the protein MAAAPELVVQHDAEALATDVAARTIATLTHAQQGRGRAAIALTAGSIMESVWKALAASPSNDAVDWGRVDVFWGDERFVAADSPDRNVLAAQQLLLDHAPFSAARHRPMPASDGEYGNDLDAAAAGYSATLADARRPDDPDNQPAFDVVLLGVGPDGHCCSLFPEHPGLYDDSNTVIPVRNSPKPPPERLSLSFDGLNAAREIWVIASGEGKADAVALALGGAGRVQIPSAGAIGTKRTLWLVDRAAASKLPKHRYDPPVA from the coding sequence GTGGCCGCCGCCCCTGAACTCGTCGTCCAGCACGATGCCGAGGCGCTCGCGACCGACGTTGCCGCTCGCACCATCGCAACGCTGACCCACGCGCAGCAGGGTCGGGGCCGCGCGGCGATAGCGCTGACCGCGGGCTCGATCATGGAATCCGTCTGGAAGGCGCTGGCCGCGTCGCCGTCCAACGACGCCGTCGACTGGGGCCGGGTGGACGTGTTCTGGGGTGACGAGCGATTCGTGGCTGCGGACTCCCCCGACCGCAACGTCCTGGCCGCCCAGCAGCTGCTGCTGGACCATGCCCCGTTCTCCGCGGCCCGGCACCGGCCGATGCCCGCCTCCGACGGCGAATACGGTAACGATCTCGATGCGGCAGCGGCCGGCTACTCAGCCACCCTGGCCGACGCGCGTCGTCCGGACGACCCCGACAACCAGCCCGCGTTCGACGTGGTCCTGCTCGGCGTCGGTCCCGACGGTCACTGCTGCTCGTTGTTCCCGGAACACCCCGGCCTCTACGACGACTCGAACACCGTCATTCCGGTCCGGAATTCGCCCAAACCACCACCGGAGCGGTTGTCGCTGAGCTTCGACGGTCTCAACGCCGCGCGCGAGATCTGGGTGATCGCGTCCGGAGAAGGCAAGGCGGACGCGGTCGCGCTGGCGCTCGGGGGCGCGGGGCGGGTGCAGATCCCTTCCGCTGGTGCCATCGGGACGAAGCGCACCCTCTGGCTCGTGGACCGCGCAGCAGCGAGCAAGCTTCCCAAGCACCGCTACGACCCGCCCGTCGCCTGA